From the genome of Streptomyces spinoverrucosus:
CTCCTGATCCGAACCGCGACTCGCGCTGCCGTGGAATTCGCTCACCCGCCGAAGTCTGACATCCGCCACTGACAATCGAGGCACGAGCGGCAGGAGAGTCCGTTGCGGCGGGTGCGGCACGCGCCGTCAGCCACGTCCGCGCGCGGTTCGCGGACCGCATCACGTACGGCGTCAGCAGCAGCCCGGCGCCCATCACGGCGGCGCCCGCGACCGCGTCGAGGAGGTAGTGGTTGGCGGTGCCCATCACCACGATCGTGGTCACCAGCGGGTAGACGACCCCCGCGACCTTGGAGAGGCGCGTCCCGCCGTACCGCCACAGGATCACCCCGCACCACAGCGCCCAGCCGACGTGCAGGCTCGGCATCGCGGCGTACTGGTTGGTCATGCCGCCCAGCCCGCGCGGCGCGCTCGCCTCACCGGCCCACCAGCCGTACGCGCTGTACTGGGCCATCGTGTCCACGAATCCGTACCCGGCCGACAGCAGGCGGGGCGGGCAGGTTGGTAGCAGCGTGAATCCGACGAGGCCTATGAAGGTCGAGGTCATCAGCCAGGTGCGGGCCGCCCGGTATCGCACCGTCCGGGTCCGGAAGAGCCATATGAGGAGGGCGGGTGTGACCAGGTAGTGCAGTGACGCGTACCAGAAGTCCGCCGGTATGCCGATCCACGCCTCGCGGGTGAACAGGCGGTTGAGCGGGTGTTCGGCGTTGAGGTGCAGGGCCTTCTCGACGCGCAGGATCGCCAGACCGTGGTCGACGGCGGTGGAGGCGTCGCCCCGGGCGAGCAGCCGGCCCGCCGAGTAGCAGGCGTACACCAGCAGGATCAGCGGCAGCTCGGTCCACCAGCGCAGCCGGGGGTGGTGCGGGGCCGCCTCGATGCCCGGTCTCTCGGCATGCGGCATCCGATCGCCCTCCCCCTTCTCATCGCGCGGCGCCGCTCGGCCCGGCGGACCGGTCGCACCACTCTACGGTGTATGTGTCGGCCCCGGGCGGGGACCTTCCGGCCCTGATAGACGCAGAGATCGCCCCCCGGGTTGCCCCCGGACGGGGTGCGCGATGATGGAGAGGTTCCGCCTCAGTTCTTCTCCAGGAAAGGTCCCGTCCCCTCATGGCACCGCGCATCCTGCTGGCCCGGCACGGGCAGACGGAGTGGTCGCTGGCCGGAAAGCACACCGGCAGGACCGACATACCCCTCCTCGACGAGGGGCGGCGCGGCGCGAAACTCCTCGGCGAACGCCTGCACCAGGCGCCGTACGCCGGACTCCCCGACGTCGAGGTCCGCACCAGCCCGCTCTCCCGCGCGCGTGAGACGTGCGAACTCGCAGGCTTCGGTTCCCGCGCCGACACCTGGGACGCGCTCCTGGAATGGGACTACGGCGCGTACGAGGGCCTGACCCCCGCCGACATCCAGGCCCGCCGCCCCGGCTGGCTGATCTGGCGCGACGGCGTCCCCGAGGGCGAGACCCTGGCCGACATGACGGCCCGCGCGGACGAGGTCGTCACCTGGGCCCGCTCCCGGGACCACGACGTCCTGCTCTTCGCCCACGGCCACATCCTGCGCTCGATCGCCGCCCGCTGGCTGGGCCTGCCCCTCGACTTCGCGGCCCGAATCCGCCTCAACCCGACCTCACTGTCGATCCTGGGCTGGGCCTACGGGGAGCCCGCGATCGAGAGCTGGAACGACGTGGGACACCTGGCGGGATAACTGCCGCAGTGGCACCCGGTCGGCGCGGGTGAGCGTCCCACCCTGCCTCGGCCATTACGCAGGGGACAGCGCAACCCCGCGCGCGTCAAACCGACCGCGGTACCGAAGCATGCCGTTCCAGAAACTCCGACACACCCGACGCCCGCCGATGCGGCAACAGCACCCGCGCCGTCCCCGCCAACATCGCCTGAATCCGCGACGACTGCACCTCGTCCAGCAGATCCAGCACCCGCATCCCCGCGGCCGCGGCCTCATCGGGCCGCCCCCCGCGCGCGAGATCGTCCGCGAGTTCCGCCGTGTACAGCGCGATGTTCCGAGTGAAGTGCGGATCCTGCAGATGCGCCGCCCGCCGGGCATGCCGCGCCGCCCGCGTCCAGTCACCCAGCGTCGACCAGCACTGCGCTTCCAGCGCCTCCAACTCGGCCTCGCCGTAGAAGGTCATCCACTCGGGGTCGGCGTCCGAGGCGCCCCGCTCGTAGAGGGCATGCGCGCGCGTGAGCGCCTGCGCGCACCCGGTGCGATCGGCGAGCCCCGCCCATCCCCCCGCCTCACGCAACGCCAGCAGTGACATCAGCCGAGCCGACCCCAGGGGCTGCCCGATCCGCTGCGCGGCCTGCGCCGCCCGCACGGCCTCCCGCGGCCGCCCGGCATCCCGCGCGAGGAACGCCGTGTTGCAGAAGGCATGCGCCTCCAGCGCCGGGTCCCCGGTCATCCGCGCGGTCGCCAGCGCCTCCGCGTAGTGCGAGCGCGCGTCGTCGAACCGCCCCGAGTCGTGTGCCAGCCACCCCACGGAGATGGCCAGTTCACCGGCGCCCGAGTGCAACCGGTCGGCGGTCGCCTGCCGCGTCGCGCCGGCGTCCAGTAGCGCGTACGCGGCGCGCAGCGGAGCCGCCGCGCGCCGGTACAACCCGTCCGCGCCATGCCGGTCGTCGAGCAACCGGATCCTGCGAACGGCCTCTTCGAGTGCGCCCGCCTCGCTCGCCCCGGCGCGCCGCACGGGGCGTTCCGCCGCCGACGCGTCGAGTGCGAGCCCGAAGGGGCCCAGCGAGGCGGCGGCCACGGTGGCGCCTCCGCCCGTCATGAATGCGCGACGCAGCACGTCGCTCTCCTCGTAGTTGATGTGCGTGTCGTACGGGTCCTGCGTGTCATACGGCTCGCCCGTCCCGCGCGTTTCACTCGTGCTCTGCGCCGGGCTCGGGGAGTGAACGGGGGGCGTGTCCTCGTCCGTGCACGCCCCGCGTCCTCGTCCGCGTACGGACGAGCGGGGCGCGAACCCCAGGTCGGTGAGCGTGCGTCCGGGGAACATGTGCAGGAACACCCGTTCGTAGGCGTAGTTGGGGCAGCGGATCTCGCCCGCCTCCACCCGGCCGATGTAGCGCGCGTCACAGCTGACCCGCTCGCCGATCTCGCGCGCGGCCCGCCGCACCGCGGCGGCGAACTCGGCGGGCGAACGCCTGCCGCGCAGGCGCCGGAAGGCGAGGTTCGGCCGCGGTGGCCGGTTGGGCTGGGACGAGGTCACGCTTGACGACGTCATGGCCGGGTCCTCTCGTGCGAACCGTCGAACCATGCCGGATCGGGGCGAGTTGAGCGATTTATCCAGAGTGGTGCCCTGTTTCCGGCGGGCAAGAACGTACCTGCTGTGCAGGGCCCGGTACGCAGTGTTTGGCTACAAACCGGATATCTCATCCTGGATCTGCCATGAACTGCCATCCTTTGCGGCGCACTTCCGCCGTAGCCGTTGACGTCGTCCGGCGTTGAATCCGATGGACCGGGAGCCGCCCGACTCCCGGCCTGCTCGCCCAAGGAGGGGTTCCGTGGTGGAGGCCGGGATGGAGACCAGCCAGAGCATCGTTTCTCGTACGCCGCTGCCCGCGTGCGACCTTGTGACGGTTCCCGCCCGCCAGGGGCTGGAGGCGGTGGACATCCTCCGGCGCGGCGAGGTCGAGGCGGTGGGGCCCGTCCTGCACGACGACGACTGCGACACCCTCTGCTTCGTGGTGCCGCCCGGGACGGCGGCGGCGTGGGACATGCCGGGCAGCACCTGCACGGAGACCAACGGGCGCGGACTGACCCTGGCCCCCCAGCCGCCGGTCGGCGAGTCCGAGGCGCAGCCCGGCTCGGCGTGGCTGCTGCCGCCCGGCGAGGCGGAACTGGCGACCGACCCGGCGGTGCTGCGCCGGGCGCTGGGTGAGGCGGCACGGACGATCCAGGCGGCGGACAACTGCCGCTGACGGGCACAGCGGCGCCGGGTGACGGGCACAGCGGCGCCGGGCGTCGCCGCGGCGGCCCGCCCTTCCCCACCTGCGCCGACGCCGACTGAGCTGAACCCGTCGTACCCGCCGATAATGGCTGGGTGGGAAAGTCCAGAAAGCTCCGGCGGTCACAGGCCGCCCTCGCCGCCGTCGTCGAGTCCGTCGACGGCGGCCTCGCCCAGCTGATCCCGGACCCCGACCGGGCGCGGGCCTGGACGCTGCTGATCGACGGAGCCCCGCAGTCGCACGTCGACCTGGACGACCCCGCGTACCTCTCCTTCGAATACCAGCGGCGCCTCGGCCACGTCATCGACCTCGCCGCGCCGCCCGGCAAACCCCTACAGGCCGTGCACCTCGGCGGTGGCGCCCTCACCCTCGCCCGTTACGTCGCCGCCACCCGCCCCCGCTCCACCCAGCAGGTCGTCGAACGCGACGCGCCCCTCGTCCAACTGGTCCGCCGCGAGCTGCCGTTGGCGCCGGGCGCGCGCATCCGGGTGCGGTCGACGGACGCCCGCGAAGGGCTCGGCAAGGTGCCGGACGGGTGGGCCGACGTGGTCGTCGCCGATGTGTTCAGCGGCGCCCGGACACCCGCCCACCTCACCTCGACGGAGTTCCTCGACGAGGTCCGCAGGGCGCTGCGCCCCGGTGGGCTGTACGCCGCCAACCTGGCCGACGGCCCGCCGCTCGCCCACCTGCGCGGCCAGATCGCCACCGCCGCCGCCCGGTTCGCGGAGCTCGCCCTGGTCGCCGACCCGGCGGTGCTGCGCGGAAAGCGTTTCGGCAACGCGGTCCTCGTCGCCTCCGACCACCCTCTGCCGATCGCCGAACTGACCCGCCGCGCCGCCTCCGACCCTCACCCCGGCCGCGTCGAACACGGCAGGCAGCTCAC
Proteins encoded in this window:
- a CDS encoding phosphatase PAP2 family protein, encoding MPHAERPGIEAAPHHPRLRWWTELPLILLVYACYSAGRLLARGDASTAVDHGLAILRVEKALHLNAEHPLNRLFTREAWIGIPADFWYASLHYLVTPALLIWLFRTRTVRYRAARTWLMTSTFIGLVGFTLLPTCPPRLLSAGYGFVDTMAQYSAYGWWAGEASAPRGLGGMTNQYAAMPSLHVGWALWCGVILWRYGGTRLSKVAGVVYPLVTTIVVMGTANHYLLDAVAGAAVMGAGLLLTPYVMRSANRARTWLTARAAPAATDSPAARASIVSGGCQTSAGERIPRQRESRFGSGAEPSASPTDAGDGAPAPAR
- a CDS encoding histidine phosphatase family protein translates to MAPRILLARHGQTEWSLAGKHTGRTDIPLLDEGRRGAKLLGERLHQAPYAGLPDVEVRTSPLSRARETCELAGFGSRADTWDALLEWDYGAYEGLTPADIQARRPGWLIWRDGVPEGETLADMTARADEVVTWARSRDHDVLLFAHGHILRSIAARWLGLPLDFAARIRLNPTSLSILGWAYGEPAIESWNDVGHLAG
- a CDS encoding spermidine synthase, coding for MGKSRKLRRSQAALAAVVESVDGGLAQLIPDPDRARAWTLLIDGAPQSHVDLDDPAYLSFEYQRRLGHVIDLAAPPGKPLQAVHLGGGALTLARYVAATRPRSTQQVVERDAPLVQLVRRELPLAPGARIRVRSTDAREGLGKVPDGWADVVVADVFSGARTPAHLTSTEFLDEVRRALRPGGLYAANLADGPPLAHLRGQIATAAARFAELALVADPAVLRGKRFGNAVLVASDHPLPIAELTRRAASDPHPGRVEHGRQLTDFTGGAAPVTDAAAVASPAPPPSVFR